Proteins co-encoded in one Arachis hypogaea cultivar Tifrunner chromosome 11, arahy.Tifrunner.gnm2.J5K5, whole genome shotgun sequence genomic window:
- the LOC112719695 gene encoding protein RRC1 isoform X1 → MSSFSITRKKTPFQKHREEEEAKKKRAEDETARLYAEFVESFQGDTTPGSKAFVRGGTINPNDKLKDDTEGEKSKDGVSGPKKGSRYVPSFIPPPMATKGKESERKKEEEKPKDKEKGKSRNIDHFMEELKHEQEMRERRNQERENWRDGRHGEHSTSSRFDELPDDFDPSGRLPGSFDDGDPQTTNLYVGNLSPKVDENFLLRTFGRFGPIASVKIMWPRTEEERRRQRNCGFVAFMNRADGQAAKDEMQGVVVYEYELKIGWGKSVALPSQALPAPPPGHMAIRSKEGSTVILSGPSGGPPVTSVPNQNSELVLTPNIPDIMVTPPEDEHLRHVIDTMALYVLDGGCAFEQAIMERGRGNPLFNFLFVLGSKEHTYYVWRLYSFAQGDTLQRWRTEPFIMITGSGRWIPPSLPTAKSPEHEKESGPTHAGGRSRRVEPERTLTDAQRDEFEDMLRALTLERSQIKEAMGFSLDNADAAGEIVEVLTESLTLKETPIPTKIARLMLVSDILHNSSAPVRNASAYRTKFEATLPDVMESFNDLYRSIMGRITAEALKERVLKVLQVWADWFLFSDAYVNGLRATFLRPGNSGVIPFHSICGDAPEIEQKATSEDMVGGKANQDAALAMGRGAATRELMSLPLAELERRCRHNGLSLVGGREMMVARLLSLEEAEKQRGYELDDELKYAQNQANAGKYTSTRRDTSAEPEPAGLSGWNHYSDEDLPSQGKGSSPLASTLSIPQPELKAFTKKEKNDPVLPASKWAREDDESDDEHRRDGKNLGLSYSSSGSENVGDGLSKADEHESAADTSFSAHTDSGMNEEQRQKLRRLEVALIEYRESLEERGIKNLEEIEKKVEAHRKRLQSEYGLSDSGEDGQGNRRTSSERRDRHDVSRKRHRSPSPSHSPHQRLSSRDRDREHDFDRERDRQRDRSHDFDSDKGRDRHREKSGSRERDDHDRERSRDRDRDRDRRRRTK, encoded by the exons ATGAGTTCCTTCTCCATCACACGGAAAAAGACACCATTCCAGAAGCACAGAGAAGAGGAGGAGGCAAAGAAGAAG AGAGCTGAAGATGAGACTGCTCGTTTGTATGCCGAATTTGTAGAGTCATTTCAAGGTGATACCACTCCTGGGTCAAAGGCTTTTGTACGAGGAGGAACAATTAATCCCAATGATAAATTGAAGGATGATACTGAGG GTGAAAAGTCCAAAGATGGGGTTTCTGGTCCAAAGAAGGGAAGTAG GTATGTTCCATCTTTTATACCACCTCCAATGGCAACCAAGGGGAAAGAATCGGAAAGGAAA AAAGAGGAGGAAAAACCTAAGGACAAAGAGAAAGGAAAGTCGAGGAACATTGATCATTTCATGGAGGAGCTAAAGCACGAGCAAGAGATGAGGGAGAGGCGGAACCAAGAACGTGAAAATTGGCGTGATGGGCGCCACGGAGAACATTCCACT TCAAGTCGCTTTGACGAACTACCTGATGACTTTGATCCAAGTGGAAGACTTCCTGGATCATTTGATGATGGCGATCCCCAAACTACGAATCTGTATGTTGGAAACCTCTCACCCAAG GTTGATGAAAATTTTCTGCTCCGTACTTTTGGAAGATTTGGACCTATTGCCAGTGTGAAGATAATGTGGCCTAGGACAGAAGAGGAGCGAAGACGACAAAGAAACTGTGGCTTTGTGGCTTTCATGAACAGAGCTGATGGACAGGCTGCAAAGGATGAAATGCAAG GAGTTGTGGTTTATGAGTATGAATTGAAAATTGGGTGGGGAAAGTCTGTTGCGCTCCCATCGCAAGCCCTACCTGCACCCCCACCAGGGCATATGGCCATCAGGAGTAAGGAG GGTAGTACTGTTATCCTATCTGGTCCATCAGGCGGTCCACCTGTGACTTCTGTGCCTAATCAGAACTCTGAACTG GTCCTTACTCCTAATATTCCTGATATAATGGTTACACCTCCTGAGGATGAACATCTGAGGCATGTAATTGATACAATGGCTTTATATGTTCTGGATGGTGGGTGTGCTTTTGAACAAGCTATCATGGAGAGGGGTCGTGGAAATCCTCTTTTCAACTTCTTGTTTGTTCTTGGCTCAAAGGAACACACCTACTATGTTTGGAGACTCTACTCATTTGCCCAG GGTGATACTCTTCAACGATGGCGGACTGAACCTTTTATCATGATAACGGGTAGTGGAAG ATGGATACCCCCCTCATTACCAACAGCAAAAAGTCCAGAACATGAGAAGGAGTCTGGTCCAACACATGCAGGAGGAAGAAGCAGG CGTGTAGAGCCTGAAAGAACACTGACTGATGCACAGAGGGACGAGTTTGAGGATATGCTGCGGGCTTTAACATTAGAGAGGAGCCAGATAAAAGAGGCCATGGGGTTTTCTTTGGATAATGCCGATGCAGCTGGCGAG ATTGTTGAAGTTTTAACAGAATCATTGACGCTTAAAGAAACCCCCATTCCAACTAAAATTGCAAGGCTCATGCTTGTATCTGATATTCTTCACAATAGTAGTGCTCCTGTAAGAAACGCATCAGCATATCGCACCAAGTTTGAAGCAACATTACCTGACGTAATGGAGAGTTTTAATGACTTGTATCGTAGCATAATGGGGCGCATTACTGCTGAAGCACTTAAA GAACGAGTACTGAAAGTTTTGCAAGTGTGGGCCGATTGGTTCCTCTTTTCAGATGCTTATGTGAATGGCTTAAGAGCCACTTTTCTTCGACCTGGGAACTCCGGTGTTATACCCTTCCATTCCATATGTGGTGATGCTCCTGAGATCGAACAGAAGGCCACTTCCGAAGATATGGTTGGCGGCAAGGCCAACCAAGATGCTGCATTGGCAATGGGCCGAGGAGCTGCAACAAGGGAGCTAATGAGTTTGCCTCTTGCCGAGCTGGAAAGACGGTGCCGACACAATGGATTGTCACTTGTTGGTGGCAGAGAAATGATGGTTGCACGGTTGCTAAGTCTTGAAGAGGCAGAAAAGCAAAGGGGTTATGAACTGGATGACGAATTGAAATATGCTCAAAACCAAGCAAATGCAGGGAAGTATACAAGTACTCGGCGGGATACGAGTGCTGAGCCTGAACCAGCAGGATTATCTGGATGGAACCACTATTCGGATGAAGATTTGCCTTCACAAGGCAAAGGGTCTTCACCTTTAGCATCAACCCTTTCTATTCCACAGCCTGAACTTAAAGCCTTTACAAAAAAGGAGAAGAATGATCCAGTTTTGCCTGCCTCTAAATGGGCTCGAGAGGATGATGAGAGTGATGATGAGCATAGGAGGGATGGAAAGAATCTTGGGCTAAGCTACTCGTCTTCTGGTAGCGAGAATGTTGGAGACGGTCTTAGTAAAGCTGATGAACACGAGTCTGCTGCAGATACAAGTTTTTCAGCTCACACTGACAGTGGAATGAATGAAGAGCAGAG ACAAAAGTTACGACGCTTGGAGGTTGCTCTAATTGAATATCGGGAGTCTCTTGAAGAGAGGGGaattaaaaatttggaggaaattgagaagaaagttGAAGCACACCGGAAACGGCTGCAATCAGAGTACGGTTTATCAGATTCTGGCGAAGATGGTCAAGGCAATA GACGAACGTCTTCGGAGAGGAGGGATAGGCACGATGTCTCAAGGAAACGGCACCGCAGCCCGAGTCCAAGCCATAGTCCACATCAAAGATTATCAAGTCGAGATAGAGATAGAGAACATGATTTTGATAGGGAAAGAGACAGGCAAAGAGATAGAAGTCATGATTTCGACAGTGATAAAGGAAGGGACCGGCACCGCGAAAAGAGTGGAAGCCGAGAGAGGGATGATCATGACAGGGAAAGGAGCAGGGACAGAGATAGGGACCGGGACCGGAGAAGACGGACCAAATAA
- the LOC112719695 gene encoding protein RRC1 isoform X2: protein MYVPSFIPPPMATKGKESERKKEEEKPKDKEKGKSRNIDHFMEELKHEQEMRERRNQERENWRDGRHGEHSTSSRFDELPDDFDPSGRLPGSFDDGDPQTTNLYVGNLSPKVDENFLLRTFGRFGPIASVKIMWPRTEEERRRQRNCGFVAFMNRADGQAAKDEMQGVVVYEYELKIGWGKSVALPSQALPAPPPGHMAIRSKEGSTVILSGPSGGPPVTSVPNQNSELVLTPNIPDIMVTPPEDEHLRHVIDTMALYVLDGGCAFEQAIMERGRGNPLFNFLFVLGSKEHTYYVWRLYSFAQGDTLQRWRTEPFIMITGSGRWIPPSLPTAKSPEHEKESGPTHAGGRSRRVEPERTLTDAQRDEFEDMLRALTLERSQIKEAMGFSLDNADAAGEIVEVLTESLTLKETPIPTKIARLMLVSDILHNSSAPVRNASAYRTKFEATLPDVMESFNDLYRSIMGRITAEALKERVLKVLQVWADWFLFSDAYVNGLRATFLRPGNSGVIPFHSICGDAPEIEQKATSEDMVGGKANQDAALAMGRGAATRELMSLPLAELERRCRHNGLSLVGGREMMVARLLSLEEAEKQRGYELDDELKYAQNQANAGKYTSTRRDTSAEPEPAGLSGWNHYSDEDLPSQGKGSSPLASTLSIPQPELKAFTKKEKNDPVLPASKWAREDDESDDEHRRDGKNLGLSYSSSGSENVGDGLSKADEHESAADTSFSAHTDSGMNEEQRQKLRRLEVALIEYRESLEERGIKNLEEIEKKVEAHRKRLQSEYGLSDSGEDGQGNRRTSSERRDRHDVSRKRHRSPSPSHSPHQRLSSRDRDREHDFDRERDRQRDRSHDFDSDKGRDRHREKSGSRERDDHDRERSRDRDRDRDRRRRTK from the exons AT GTATGTTCCATCTTTTATACCACCTCCAATGGCAACCAAGGGGAAAGAATCGGAAAGGAAA AAAGAGGAGGAAAAACCTAAGGACAAAGAGAAAGGAAAGTCGAGGAACATTGATCATTTCATGGAGGAGCTAAAGCACGAGCAAGAGATGAGGGAGAGGCGGAACCAAGAACGTGAAAATTGGCGTGATGGGCGCCACGGAGAACATTCCACT TCAAGTCGCTTTGACGAACTACCTGATGACTTTGATCCAAGTGGAAGACTTCCTGGATCATTTGATGATGGCGATCCCCAAACTACGAATCTGTATGTTGGAAACCTCTCACCCAAG GTTGATGAAAATTTTCTGCTCCGTACTTTTGGAAGATTTGGACCTATTGCCAGTGTGAAGATAATGTGGCCTAGGACAGAAGAGGAGCGAAGACGACAAAGAAACTGTGGCTTTGTGGCTTTCATGAACAGAGCTGATGGACAGGCTGCAAAGGATGAAATGCAAG GAGTTGTGGTTTATGAGTATGAATTGAAAATTGGGTGGGGAAAGTCTGTTGCGCTCCCATCGCAAGCCCTACCTGCACCCCCACCAGGGCATATGGCCATCAGGAGTAAGGAG GGTAGTACTGTTATCCTATCTGGTCCATCAGGCGGTCCACCTGTGACTTCTGTGCCTAATCAGAACTCTGAACTG GTCCTTACTCCTAATATTCCTGATATAATGGTTACACCTCCTGAGGATGAACATCTGAGGCATGTAATTGATACAATGGCTTTATATGTTCTGGATGGTGGGTGTGCTTTTGAACAAGCTATCATGGAGAGGGGTCGTGGAAATCCTCTTTTCAACTTCTTGTTTGTTCTTGGCTCAAAGGAACACACCTACTATGTTTGGAGACTCTACTCATTTGCCCAG GGTGATACTCTTCAACGATGGCGGACTGAACCTTTTATCATGATAACGGGTAGTGGAAG ATGGATACCCCCCTCATTACCAACAGCAAAAAGTCCAGAACATGAGAAGGAGTCTGGTCCAACACATGCAGGAGGAAGAAGCAGG CGTGTAGAGCCTGAAAGAACACTGACTGATGCACAGAGGGACGAGTTTGAGGATATGCTGCGGGCTTTAACATTAGAGAGGAGCCAGATAAAAGAGGCCATGGGGTTTTCTTTGGATAATGCCGATGCAGCTGGCGAG ATTGTTGAAGTTTTAACAGAATCATTGACGCTTAAAGAAACCCCCATTCCAACTAAAATTGCAAGGCTCATGCTTGTATCTGATATTCTTCACAATAGTAGTGCTCCTGTAAGAAACGCATCAGCATATCGCACCAAGTTTGAAGCAACATTACCTGACGTAATGGAGAGTTTTAATGACTTGTATCGTAGCATAATGGGGCGCATTACTGCTGAAGCACTTAAA GAACGAGTACTGAAAGTTTTGCAAGTGTGGGCCGATTGGTTCCTCTTTTCAGATGCTTATGTGAATGGCTTAAGAGCCACTTTTCTTCGACCTGGGAACTCCGGTGTTATACCCTTCCATTCCATATGTGGTGATGCTCCTGAGATCGAACAGAAGGCCACTTCCGAAGATATGGTTGGCGGCAAGGCCAACCAAGATGCTGCATTGGCAATGGGCCGAGGAGCTGCAACAAGGGAGCTAATGAGTTTGCCTCTTGCCGAGCTGGAAAGACGGTGCCGACACAATGGATTGTCACTTGTTGGTGGCAGAGAAATGATGGTTGCACGGTTGCTAAGTCTTGAAGAGGCAGAAAAGCAAAGGGGTTATGAACTGGATGACGAATTGAAATATGCTCAAAACCAAGCAAATGCAGGGAAGTATACAAGTACTCGGCGGGATACGAGTGCTGAGCCTGAACCAGCAGGATTATCTGGATGGAACCACTATTCGGATGAAGATTTGCCTTCACAAGGCAAAGGGTCTTCACCTTTAGCATCAACCCTTTCTATTCCACAGCCTGAACTTAAAGCCTTTACAAAAAAGGAGAAGAATGATCCAGTTTTGCCTGCCTCTAAATGGGCTCGAGAGGATGATGAGAGTGATGATGAGCATAGGAGGGATGGAAAGAATCTTGGGCTAAGCTACTCGTCTTCTGGTAGCGAGAATGTTGGAGACGGTCTTAGTAAAGCTGATGAACACGAGTCTGCTGCAGATACAAGTTTTTCAGCTCACACTGACAGTGGAATGAATGAAGAGCAGAG ACAAAAGTTACGACGCTTGGAGGTTGCTCTAATTGAATATCGGGAGTCTCTTGAAGAGAGGGGaattaaaaatttggaggaaattgagaagaaagttGAAGCACACCGGAAACGGCTGCAATCAGAGTACGGTTTATCAGATTCTGGCGAAGATGGTCAAGGCAATA GACGAACGTCTTCGGAGAGGAGGGATAGGCACGATGTCTCAAGGAAACGGCACCGCAGCCCGAGTCCAAGCCATAGTCCACATCAAAGATTATCAAGTCGAGATAGAGATAGAGAACATGATTTTGATAGGGAAAGAGACAGGCAAAGAGATAGAAGTCATGATTTCGACAGTGATAAAGGAAGGGACCGGCACCGCGAAAAGAGTGGAAGCCGAGAGAGGGATGATCATGACAGGGAAAGGAGCAGGGACAGAGATAGGGACCGGGACCGGAGAAGACGGACCAAATAA
- the LOC112719695 gene encoding protein RRC1 isoform X3, translating to MATKGKESERKKEEEKPKDKEKGKSRNIDHFMEELKHEQEMRERRNQERENWRDGRHGEHSTSSRFDELPDDFDPSGRLPGSFDDGDPQTTNLYVGNLSPKVDENFLLRTFGRFGPIASVKIMWPRTEEERRRQRNCGFVAFMNRADGQAAKDEMQGVVVYEYELKIGWGKSVALPSQALPAPPPGHMAIRSKEGSTVILSGPSGGPPVTSVPNQNSELVLTPNIPDIMVTPPEDEHLRHVIDTMALYVLDGGCAFEQAIMERGRGNPLFNFLFVLGSKEHTYYVWRLYSFAQGDTLQRWRTEPFIMITGSGRWIPPSLPTAKSPEHEKESGPTHAGGRSRRVEPERTLTDAQRDEFEDMLRALTLERSQIKEAMGFSLDNADAAGEIVEVLTESLTLKETPIPTKIARLMLVSDILHNSSAPVRNASAYRTKFEATLPDVMESFNDLYRSIMGRITAEALKERVLKVLQVWADWFLFSDAYVNGLRATFLRPGNSGVIPFHSICGDAPEIEQKATSEDMVGGKANQDAALAMGRGAATRELMSLPLAELERRCRHNGLSLVGGREMMVARLLSLEEAEKQRGYELDDELKYAQNQANAGKYTSTRRDTSAEPEPAGLSGWNHYSDEDLPSQGKGSSPLASTLSIPQPELKAFTKKEKNDPVLPASKWAREDDESDDEHRRDGKNLGLSYSSSGSENVGDGLSKADEHESAADTSFSAHTDSGMNEEQRQKLRRLEVALIEYRESLEERGIKNLEEIEKKVEAHRKRLQSEYGLSDSGEDGQGNRRTSSERRDRHDVSRKRHRSPSPSHSPHQRLSSRDRDREHDFDRERDRQRDRSHDFDSDKGRDRHREKSGSRERDDHDRERSRDRDRDRDRRRRTK from the exons ATGGCAACCAAGGGGAAAGAATCGGAAAGGAAA AAAGAGGAGGAAAAACCTAAGGACAAAGAGAAAGGAAAGTCGAGGAACATTGATCATTTCATGGAGGAGCTAAAGCACGAGCAAGAGATGAGGGAGAGGCGGAACCAAGAACGTGAAAATTGGCGTGATGGGCGCCACGGAGAACATTCCACT TCAAGTCGCTTTGACGAACTACCTGATGACTTTGATCCAAGTGGAAGACTTCCTGGATCATTTGATGATGGCGATCCCCAAACTACGAATCTGTATGTTGGAAACCTCTCACCCAAG GTTGATGAAAATTTTCTGCTCCGTACTTTTGGAAGATTTGGACCTATTGCCAGTGTGAAGATAATGTGGCCTAGGACAGAAGAGGAGCGAAGACGACAAAGAAACTGTGGCTTTGTGGCTTTCATGAACAGAGCTGATGGACAGGCTGCAAAGGATGAAATGCAAG GAGTTGTGGTTTATGAGTATGAATTGAAAATTGGGTGGGGAAAGTCTGTTGCGCTCCCATCGCAAGCCCTACCTGCACCCCCACCAGGGCATATGGCCATCAGGAGTAAGGAG GGTAGTACTGTTATCCTATCTGGTCCATCAGGCGGTCCACCTGTGACTTCTGTGCCTAATCAGAACTCTGAACTG GTCCTTACTCCTAATATTCCTGATATAATGGTTACACCTCCTGAGGATGAACATCTGAGGCATGTAATTGATACAATGGCTTTATATGTTCTGGATGGTGGGTGTGCTTTTGAACAAGCTATCATGGAGAGGGGTCGTGGAAATCCTCTTTTCAACTTCTTGTTTGTTCTTGGCTCAAAGGAACACACCTACTATGTTTGGAGACTCTACTCATTTGCCCAG GGTGATACTCTTCAACGATGGCGGACTGAACCTTTTATCATGATAACGGGTAGTGGAAG ATGGATACCCCCCTCATTACCAACAGCAAAAAGTCCAGAACATGAGAAGGAGTCTGGTCCAACACATGCAGGAGGAAGAAGCAGG CGTGTAGAGCCTGAAAGAACACTGACTGATGCACAGAGGGACGAGTTTGAGGATATGCTGCGGGCTTTAACATTAGAGAGGAGCCAGATAAAAGAGGCCATGGGGTTTTCTTTGGATAATGCCGATGCAGCTGGCGAG ATTGTTGAAGTTTTAACAGAATCATTGACGCTTAAAGAAACCCCCATTCCAACTAAAATTGCAAGGCTCATGCTTGTATCTGATATTCTTCACAATAGTAGTGCTCCTGTAAGAAACGCATCAGCATATCGCACCAAGTTTGAAGCAACATTACCTGACGTAATGGAGAGTTTTAATGACTTGTATCGTAGCATAATGGGGCGCATTACTGCTGAAGCACTTAAA GAACGAGTACTGAAAGTTTTGCAAGTGTGGGCCGATTGGTTCCTCTTTTCAGATGCTTATGTGAATGGCTTAAGAGCCACTTTTCTTCGACCTGGGAACTCCGGTGTTATACCCTTCCATTCCATATGTGGTGATGCTCCTGAGATCGAACAGAAGGCCACTTCCGAAGATATGGTTGGCGGCAAGGCCAACCAAGATGCTGCATTGGCAATGGGCCGAGGAGCTGCAACAAGGGAGCTAATGAGTTTGCCTCTTGCCGAGCTGGAAAGACGGTGCCGACACAATGGATTGTCACTTGTTGGTGGCAGAGAAATGATGGTTGCACGGTTGCTAAGTCTTGAAGAGGCAGAAAAGCAAAGGGGTTATGAACTGGATGACGAATTGAAATATGCTCAAAACCAAGCAAATGCAGGGAAGTATACAAGTACTCGGCGGGATACGAGTGCTGAGCCTGAACCAGCAGGATTATCTGGATGGAACCACTATTCGGATGAAGATTTGCCTTCACAAGGCAAAGGGTCTTCACCTTTAGCATCAACCCTTTCTATTCCACAGCCTGAACTTAAAGCCTTTACAAAAAAGGAGAAGAATGATCCAGTTTTGCCTGCCTCTAAATGGGCTCGAGAGGATGATGAGAGTGATGATGAGCATAGGAGGGATGGAAAGAATCTTGGGCTAAGCTACTCGTCTTCTGGTAGCGAGAATGTTGGAGACGGTCTTAGTAAAGCTGATGAACACGAGTCTGCTGCAGATACAAGTTTTTCAGCTCACACTGACAGTGGAATGAATGAAGAGCAGAG ACAAAAGTTACGACGCTTGGAGGTTGCTCTAATTGAATATCGGGAGTCTCTTGAAGAGAGGGGaattaaaaatttggaggaaattgagaagaaagttGAAGCACACCGGAAACGGCTGCAATCAGAGTACGGTTTATCAGATTCTGGCGAAGATGGTCAAGGCAATA GACGAACGTCTTCGGAGAGGAGGGATAGGCACGATGTCTCAAGGAAACGGCACCGCAGCCCGAGTCCAAGCCATAGTCCACATCAAAGATTATCAAGTCGAGATAGAGATAGAGAACATGATTTTGATAGGGAAAGAGACAGGCAAAGAGATAGAAGTCATGATTTCGACAGTGATAAAGGAAGGGACCGGCACCGCGAAAAGAGTGGAAGCCGAGAGAGGGATGATCATGACAGGGAAAGGAGCAGGGACAGAGATAGGGACCGGGACCGGAGAAGACGGACCAAATAA
- the LOC112719696 gene encoding uncharacterized protein — translation MASATSFFALSPTYSLKHQNAYSNRRLSSFSLSPSTTRRFVPATISCNLSNNHNYVDDRNHNNNNNTERPQSNAIQVYSQIERLVTDSVRQSQDAWWGSRDWSELEGAWIIKPKSSKPKFVAHFIGGIFVGAAPQLAYRWFLERLSEKGVVIIATPYASGFDHFLIADEVQFKFDRCCRALQETIQDLPIFGVGHSLGSVVHLLIGSRYAVQRSGNVLMAFNNKEASSAVPLFSPVIVPMAQSIGPLLSDIFASPTLRAGAEMTLKQFENVSPPIMKQVLPLVEQLPPLYMDLVKGREEFIPRPEETRRLIKSYYGISRNLLIKFKDDLIDETPTLAQVLSSEAAISSVLDMSIRKLPGDHGLPLQQALPDVPPAMADAVNRGSEILSNLTVGTPWETVAKEVGNTFGIDSQVLRAEVSKDMDQLVDVISSWMASNAGPKVLRP, via the exons ATGGCTTCTGCTACGTCTTTCTTTGCACTCTCTCCTACTTACTCTCTCAAACACCAAAACGCATACTCTAACCGTCGTTTATCCTCCTTCTCGCTTTCGCCTTCAACCACGCGTCGTTTTGTTCCCGCCACTATCTCTTGCAACCTCTCTAACAACCATAATTACGTCGACGACCgcaaccacaacaacaacaacaacactgaACGACCCCAATCTAACGCAATTCAAGTTTACTCCCAAATTGAAAG GTTGGTTACGGATTCTGTTAGACAATCACAGGATGCCTGGTGGGGTTCCAGAGATTGGAGTGAATTGGAG GGAGCATGGATTATCAAACCCAAAAGTTCCAAACCAAAGTTTGTTGCACATTTTATTGGAGGTATATTTGTTGGAGCTGCGCCTCAACTTGCCTATCGGTGGTTTCTTGAGCGTCTCTCAGAAAA GGGTGTAGTGATCATTGCAACACCATATGCTAGTGGGTTTGATCACTTCCTGATTGCAGATGAAGTACAGTTCAAATTTGATAGGTGCTGCCGTGCGTTGCAAGAAACG ATCCAAGATCTTCCCATTTTCGGTGTTGGCCATTCTTTGGGATCAGTTGTCCACCTTCTGATAG GATCAAGGTATGCGGTGCAAAGAAGTGGAAATGTTCTGATGGCATTCAACAACAAG GAAGCAAGTTCAGCTGTCCCTTTGTTCTCTCCAGTTATTGTCCCAATGGCTCAAAGCATTGGTCCACTCCTATCAGATATTTTTGCTTCACCAACTCTACGTGCAGGG GCAGAGATGACTCTGAAACAATTCGAAAATGTTAGTCCCCCCATTATGAAACAGGTTCTTCCTTTAGTTGAGCAGCTCCCCCCCTTGTACATGGATTTGGTCAAAGGAAGAGAAGAGTTTATACCAAGGCCTGAGGAAACACGTCGACTT ATAAAATCATACTATGGCATATCCAGGAATCTTCTTATAAAATTCAAGGATGATTTAATAGATGAAACCCCAACTCTAGCACAGGTGCTTAGTTCAGAAGCAGCAATTAGCTCAGTGCTAGACATGTCAATTCGCAAGCTGCCTGGAGATCATGGTCTTCCATTGCAGCAG GCCTTACCAGATGTTCCACCAGCAATGGCCGATGCCGTTAATCGCGGAAGTGAGATTTTGTCAAATCTTACGGTAGGAACACCATGGGAGACAGTTGCCAAAGAAGTAGGGAACACTTTTGGCATCGACTCACAAGTCCTCCGTGCAGAAGTGTCGAAGGACATGGATCAGCTTGTGGATGTGATATCTTCTTGGATGGCCTCCAACGCAGGCCCTAAAGTCTTGAGGCCGTAG